A section of the Aneurinibacillus sp. REN35 genome encodes:
- a CDS encoding DUF4179 domain-containing protein, which translates to MKCMEYEQMSRHIEGETEGREKIMVDTHILNCRVCEKLYAHCMAEKEAITKALRAPVLPDSFTEEVMSQLVPYPVSSDVPEIEQPPPAPKSMKKRRWRRWAYAAAGTVLAISLAASVSPSFASYLSNSIFNRGNQMIDGGLQLAGENGFVQRGDYHISDKGTTLRVLEVVADPTRIALSYMLEKEGGGHLDPYFEERFDNRNRVYITDTAGNKLADSSSWSRNDPYGIMTFQPEKSFPEKVVVHFDLTRVGGIAGIGGKEGKWNLQIPVEMKKGMEATRTVQVNQRHETPQGVNIVLSQLLFAPTKTQVELVTSLSPSLRAQLSEMIKKGQSKGLIEGETHTLIEGAYGISYRIIDESGRVVAGKSGPVHHSREHERNNIESTGMHELSGRTVWKDGFVPFQDAKRLTFILDAVDIEEAADFSLSFSPDEARSKEVGGSYKGNVISVKDFTINSEWDLKKSPPFLQNDTHAIIEVEGMLTKDTGTLFNWSVVDEQGKTYKVMMSGDEEDPDASGNRKFKGTLHMYGMKHKPEKLTLKLERVMKRHTDVNWKTEISVTASK; encoded by the coding sequence ATGAAATGTATGGAGTATGAACAGATGAGCCGCCATATTGAGGGGGAGACAGAAGGCCGGGAGAAAATCATGGTAGATACACATATTCTCAACTGCCGCGTATGCGAGAAGCTCTATGCTCATTGTATGGCAGAAAAAGAAGCGATTACGAAAGCGCTTCGTGCGCCTGTCCTTCCGGATTCGTTTACAGAAGAAGTCATGTCACAGCTTGTCCCCTATCCTGTATCATCGGATGTGCCGGAGATCGAACAACCGCCGCCAGCACCAAAATCGATGAAGAAAAGAAGATGGAGAAGATGGGCATATGCGGCGGCTGGTACCGTACTAGCGATATCGCTTGCCGCTTCCGTTTCTCCATCCTTTGCATCCTATTTATCGAACTCTATTTTTAATCGGGGCAATCAGATGATCGATGGGGGATTACAGCTTGCAGGGGAAAACGGATTTGTGCAGCGTGGTGATTACCATATAAGCGACAAGGGAACTACGCTGCGTGTATTGGAAGTAGTCGCCGATCCTACGCGCATCGCCCTCTCGTACATGCTTGAAAAAGAAGGAGGCGGGCATCTCGATCCTTATTTTGAAGAACGATTTGATAATAGAAATCGCGTATACATTACAGATACTGCTGGCAATAAACTGGCAGATTCATCAAGCTGGAGTCGTAATGATCCGTACGGAATTATGACATTTCAGCCGGAAAAAAGCTTTCCTGAGAAAGTTGTCGTACATTTTGATCTTACCCGTGTAGGCGGTATCGCAGGGATTGGGGGCAAGGAAGGGAAGTGGAATTTGCAGATTCCGGTAGAGATGAAGAAAGGGATGGAGGCTACGCGCACCGTACAGGTGAATCAGCGTCATGAGACACCTCAAGGCGTAAATATTGTACTATCCCAATTGCTTTTTGCACCGACTAAAACGCAGGTGGAGCTTGTAACCAGCCTATCCCCTTCCCTTCGCGCACAGCTAAGCGAGATGATTAAAAAGGGGCAGTCTAAGGGATTGATAGAAGGGGAGACGCATACATTAATTGAGGGAGCATACGGTATCTCCTATCGAATCATTGACGAGTCCGGCCGTGTCGTAGCCGGGAAGTCGGGACCAGTGCATCATTCCCGTGAGCATGAGAGAAATAATATTGAATCGACGGGCATGCATGAATTGTCTGGCCGCACTGTATGGAAAGACGGATTTGTCCCTTTTCAGGATGCCAAACGTTTAACGTTTATATTGGATGCTGTGGATATAGAGGAAGCGGCTGACTTTAGCCTCTCTTTCTCACCGGATGAAGCGCGTAGCAAGGAAGTGGGAGGATCGTATAAAGGCAATGTTATCTCAGTGAAAGACTTTACAATAAACAGCGAATGGGATCTGAAAAAGTCACCGCCGTTTCTTCAAAATGATACGCATGCAATCATTGAGGTCGAAGGGATGCTGACAAAAGATACAGGCACGCTATTCAATTGGAGTGTGGTAGACGAACAGGGAAAAACGTATAAAGTCATGATGTCTGGGGATGAAGAGGATCCGGATGCCTCTGGAAACCGTAAGTTTAAAGGCACACTGCACATGTACGGAATGAAGCATAAGCCAGAAAAGCTAACATTGAAGCTTGAGCGAGTGATGAAGCGTCATACGGATGTGAATTGGAAAACCGAGATTTCCGTCACGGCCAGTAAGTAA
- a CDS encoding RNA polymerase sigma factor, with amino-acid sequence MEEEREWVARVLRGEQEAYAHLVNRYKNKVYALLLGMGASPQDAQDITQETFIKAYRHLAGYHPEKKFSSWIYKIAINSCHDTWRKRKQEILSEQEEEHIDHTSPEHIYLHKEQADELMGYIARLPKKYGLVLLLRYIDELSYKEIADVLALPLPTVQTHLHRAKKKLRDMLLDTETGGNLHEMYGV; translated from the coding sequence ATGGAAGAGGAAAGGGAGTGGGTTGCCCGTGTGCTTCGTGGTGAACAAGAAGCATATGCCCATCTGGTGAATCGATATAAGAACAAAGTATATGCACTTCTGCTTGGTATGGGTGCATCTCCACAGGACGCGCAGGATATTACGCAGGAGACTTTTATTAAAGCCTATCGTCATCTGGCAGGCTACCACCCGGAGAAAAAGTTCTCCTCATGGATTTATAAAATCGCAATCAATAGCTGTCATGATACGTGGCGCAAGCGAAAACAGGAGATACTCAGCGAGCAGGAAGAAGAGCATATTGATCATACAAGCCCAGAACACATTTATCTACATAAAGAACAGGCAGATGAACTTATGGGATATATCGCCCGCTTACCAAAGAAGTACGGACTTGTGCTCCTCCTGCGTTATATTGACGAATTGAGCTATAAAGAGATCGCGGACGTTCTTGCACTTCCGCTGCCGACGGTACAGACGCATCTGCACCGGGCAAAGAAGAAGCTGCGTGACATGCTGCTTGATACGGAGACAGGAGGGAATCTACATGAAATGTATGGAGTATGA
- a CDS encoding ACT domain-containing protein, protein MGKQEELLYLIRADILPESISKTLEAKKLIDSGEAETVNEAVERVGLSRSAYYKYKDSIFPFNSMMREVIITVSLNLDHQAGILSNVLKFVAERGGNILTINQTIPLQGMANVAMSIDTGHLSMSTTEFLDELNALAGVKRAVIVGRG, encoded by the coding sequence ATGGGAAAGCAAGAAGAACTGCTCTACTTAATACGGGCCGATATTTTGCCTGAATCGATTAGCAAAACCCTTGAAGCCAAGAAGTTGATTGACTCAGGAGAGGCGGAGACGGTAAATGAAGCGGTCGAACGTGTAGGCCTCAGCCGAAGCGCATACTACAAGTACAAAGACAGTATTTTTCCATTCAATTCCATGATGCGCGAAGTGATTATTACCGTGTCGTTGAATCTTGATCATCAGGCAGGTATTTTGTCTAATGTTCTAAAATTCGTAGCGGAACGAGGTGGTAATATTCTTACCATTAATCAGACCATTCCGCTGCAAGGTATGGCAAATGTAGCAATGTCGATTGATACCGGACATCTGAGTATGTCCACAACAGAATTTCTTGACGAGCTGAATGCGCTCGCGGGTGTGAAGCGAGCGGTTATTGTCGGCAGGGGGTAA
- the thrC gene encoding threonine synthase — translation MAGIIERYAKQLPVTEKTPRLTLHEGDTPLIFAPKLSEELDLEIYFKYEGLNPTGSFKDRGMVMAVAKAVEEGSHTIMCASTGNTSAAAAAYAARANLRCIVLIPNNNIALGKLAQAMIYGAEIIAIEGNFDQALTIVRDICEKHPITLVNSVNPYRLEGQKTAAFEICDSLGKAPDILAIPVGNAGNISAYWKGFKEYYEAGVIKSKPRMFGFEAEGAAALVKGEPIEQPETLATAIRIGNPASWDLALNARDESDGHIDFVTDDEIVEAYRKLAASEGIFAEPASAASLAGVMKMRKLGRIPAGKQVVCVLTGNGLKDPNIALKSVGVEPVVVESTEEAVLNIIAERAGV, via the coding sequence ATGGCTGGCATCATTGAACGCTACGCAAAACAATTACCGGTAACAGAGAAAACACCCCGGTTAACATTGCATGAGGGGGATACCCCGTTAATTTTTGCACCAAAATTATCGGAAGAATTGGATTTGGAGATCTATTTCAAATACGAAGGATTGAATCCGACCGGGTCATTCAAAGACCGCGGCATGGTTATGGCAGTAGCCAAGGCTGTGGAAGAAGGAAGTCATACAATCATGTGCGCCTCTACCGGAAATACCTCAGCAGCAGCAGCGGCGTATGCTGCACGGGCAAACCTGCGCTGTATTGTATTGATTCCGAACAATAACATTGCACTTGGTAAATTGGCTCAGGCCATGATTTACGGTGCGGAGATTATTGCGATTGAAGGTAACTTCGATCAGGCGCTTACAATTGTACGGGATATTTGTGAGAAGCACCCGATTACACTGGTGAACTCAGTTAATCCATATCGTCTGGAAGGTCAGAAGACCGCAGCATTCGAAATCTGTGATTCACTAGGTAAGGCTCCGGACATTCTTGCTATTCCGGTAGGCAATGCAGGAAATATTTCTGCATACTGGAAAGGGTTTAAAGAATACTATGAAGCAGGAGTGATTAAGAGCAAGCCGCGCATGTTCGGCTTTGAAGCGGAAGGGGCGGCAGCGCTTGTGAAGGGTGAGCCAATTGAGCAGCCGGAGACGCTGGCGACTGCGATTCGTATCGGTAACCCAGCCAGCTGGGATTTGGCGTTAAACGCCCGGGATGAGTCCGATGGACATATTGATTTTGTTACAGACGATGAGATTGTGGAAGCGTACCGTAAGCTGGCAGCAAGCGAAGGCATCTTCGCTGAACCGGCTTCTGCCGCATCGCTTGCCGGTGTTATGAAAATGCGTAAGCTAGGTCGTATTCCGGCTGGTAAGCAGGTTGTATGCGTACTGACGGGGAACGGATTGAAAGATCCGAACATTGCACTGAAATCGGTCGGTGTAGAACCGGTTGTCGTAGAGAGTACAGAAGAAGCAGTGCTTAACATCATCGCCGAGAGAGCTGGTGTGTAA
- the obgE gene encoding GTPase ObgE, which yields MFVDSVRVYVKGGDGGNGMVAFRREKYVAAGGPAGGDGGRGGNVVFVVDEGLRTLIDFRYQRHFKAARGENGRTKSQHGAGAEDMVVRVPPGTTVIDDDTQQVIADLVLHGQRAVIAKGGRGGRGNNRFATPSNPAPEIAENGEPGQERYIRLELKVLADVGLVGFPSVGKSTLLSVVSAARPKIAEYHFTTITPNLGVVDIDEERSFVMADLPGLIEGAHEGVGLGHQFLRHVERTRVILHVVDMSGSEGRDPYDDYVQINEELKLYNKKLEDRPQVVAANKMDIPGAEENLAAFRKKVGEDIPVFPISAATKDGVRELLYKVADMLDAIPTTALVEDVAEEETTVLYKAEREEDEFTVRRENEMFVVEGEKLEKLVKMTNLNSHDSIQRFARMMRNMGVDAALRKKGAENGDIVRIGKFEFEFVD from the coding sequence ATGTTTGTAGATAGCGTACGAGTATACGTTAAAGGAGGCGACGGCGGAAACGGCATGGTCGCCTTCCGCAGAGAAAAGTATGTGGCGGCCGGTGGTCCGGCCGGTGGTGACGGAGGCCGCGGGGGCAATGTCGTATTCGTAGTAGATGAAGGATTGCGCACGCTTATCGACTTCCGCTATCAGCGTCACTTCAAGGCGGCACGGGGCGAGAATGGTCGAACCAAAAGCCAGCACGGTGCCGGCGCAGAGGACATGGTGGTTCGGGTTCCGCCGGGTACAACCGTAATTGATGACGACACCCAACAGGTTATTGCCGACTTGGTACTGCATGGACAACGCGCTGTTATTGCCAAAGGCGGCCGCGGCGGACGCGGGAATAACCGATTTGCTACTCCTTCCAACCCCGCACCAGAAATCGCAGAGAATGGCGAGCCGGGTCAGGAACGCTATATTCGCCTTGAATTGAAGGTGCTCGCAGATGTTGGTCTGGTTGGTTTTCCAAGCGTCGGAAAATCTACGCTGTTATCCGTTGTATCGGCGGCCCGTCCAAAGATTGCAGAATATCATTTTACGACGATCACCCCGAACCTCGGGGTTGTGGATATTGATGAAGAGCGCAGCTTTGTGATGGCGGATCTGCCGGGACTGATTGAAGGAGCGCATGAAGGCGTAGGGCTAGGTCATCAATTTCTGCGTCATGTAGAACGGACACGGGTGATTCTGCATGTGGTGGACATGTCCGGTTCAGAAGGGCGCGATCCGTATGATGATTATGTGCAGATCAATGAAGAGTTAAAGCTCTATAATAAGAAGTTAGAAGACCGACCGCAGGTAGTTGCTGCCAATAAGATGGATATTCCGGGTGCGGAAGAGAATCTGGCGGCATTCCGTAAAAAGGTGGGAGAAGACATACCGGTCTTCCCGATCTCGGCTGCGACCAAGGACGGCGTGCGTGAACTTCTCTATAAGGTTGCAGATATGCTAGATGCAATCCCGACAACGGCATTGGTTGAAGATGTGGCTGAGGAAGAGACGACAGTGCTGTATAAGGCGGAGCGGGAAGAGGATGAATTCACCGTACGAAGAGAGAATGAAATGTTCGTAGTGGAGGGCGAGAAGCTTGAGAAGCTGGTTAAAATGACCAACCTCAACAGTCACGATTCCATCCAGCGTTTTGCGCGTATGATGCGCAATATGGGAGTCGATGCTGCGCTGCGTAAAAAGGGTGCCGAGAACGGAGATATTGTCCGTATCGGTAAGTTCGAATTTGAATTCGTAGATTAA
- a CDS encoding homoserine dehydrogenase: MQNNTVRVGLMGLGTVGTGVVRIVQGHQEDLQKQTGLSIEIAKVLVKDIEKTRSLQLDPDIVTTDAAELFSNPDIDVIVEVIGGIHPTREYIIQALENGKHIVTANKDLMALHGAEILSTAQKMGCDVFYEASVAGGIPILRALVEGFSSDRITKMMGIVNGTTNYIMTKMSKEGAAYEEVLKEAQELGYAESDPTADVEGHDAARKMAILGTLGFHVDMSLEDVDCKGISKVTAEDIAYAKKLGYEIKLLGIAQRDDDVIEVSVQPTLVHHTHPLASVNGVFNAVYVHGEAVGETMFYGPGAGELPTATAVVSDLVTVVKNMKLGVNGRGSVAPYKEKHLKTDEQIVSKYFLRLIVDDRRGVLAQITRILANHDVSLEQVLQQPYNGGKQSEIILITHDASRKNIFAVRDQFAALESIHEVKSLYRVEGGEEK, from the coding sequence ATGCAGAATAATACAGTCAGAGTAGGTCTTATGGGGCTAGGTACAGTTGGCACAGGCGTTGTACGCATTGTGCAAGGACACCAGGAGGATTTGCAGAAGCAGACAGGGCTTTCGATTGAGATCGCAAAAGTGCTTGTTAAAGATATAGAGAAGACGCGCAGCTTACAGTTAGATCCCGATATTGTTACGACTGATGCGGCAGAGCTCTTTAGTAATCCGGATATTGATGTCATCGTTGAAGTGATTGGCGGAATTCATCCTACAAGGGAGTATATCATTCAAGCGTTGGAGAATGGAAAGCATATCGTGACAGCCAATAAAGATTTGATGGCACTGCACGGTGCTGAAATTCTGTCAACAGCACAAAAAATGGGCTGTGACGTCTTCTATGAGGCCAGCGTAGCGGGCGGGATTCCGATCCTTCGTGCATTGGTAGAAGGGTTCTCATCTGATCGTATTACTAAGATGATGGGGATTGTCAACGGTACGACCAACTACATTATGACGAAGATGAGCAAGGAAGGCGCTGCTTATGAAGAAGTACTGAAAGAGGCGCAGGAGCTCGGCTATGCGGAATCAGATCCGACGGCTGATGTAGAAGGACATGATGCCGCACGGAAGATGGCAATTCTGGGTACGCTGGGCTTCCATGTGGATATGAGCCTTGAAGATGTAGACTGCAAAGGCATTTCCAAAGTCACTGCAGAAGACATTGCGTATGCGAAAAAACTCGGATACGAGATCAAATTGCTTGGCATTGCCCAGCGCGATGATGATGTAATTGAAGTGAGCGTACAGCCTACACTTGTGCATCACACCCATCCGCTTGCATCGGTCAATGGTGTATTCAATGCGGTCTATGTACACGGGGAAGCGGTAGGGGAGACAATGTTCTACGGTCCGGGAGCAGGAGAGCTGCCGACAGCGACCGCAGTTGTATCTGACCTTGTAACGGTCGTGAAGAATATGAAGCTTGGAGTGAACGGACGAGGCAGTGTGGCACCGTATAAGGAGAAGCACCTCAAGACGGATGAACAAATCGTCTCGAAATATTTCCTGCGTCTAATTGTCGATGATCGCCGCGGTGTGCTTGCGCAAATCACTCGCATTCTCGCCAATCATGATGTAAGCTTAGAACAAGTCCTGCAGCAGCCGTATAACGGAGGCAAGCAGTCGGAAATCATTCTGATTACGCATGATGCATCACGCAAAAATATATTCGCTGTGCGCGATCAGTTTGCAGCCCTAGAGAGCATCCATGAAGTAAAAAGCCTGTATCGAGTAGAAGGTGGGGAGGAAAAATAA